A window of the Mus pahari chromosome 1, PAHARI_EIJ_v1.1, whole genome shotgun sequence genome harbors these coding sequences:
- the Spn gene encoding leukosialin — MALLLLLLFGGFWVQVVHPYSLQRTTMLSSIPHIIAPSTSEAWSASPSVSVGPGTVDPKEAISPWRQTIIPVSSTPLGTTELSSFGTSAGAIMSTPVPETTTSQAVSSMLPELSNVASDPPVTVANPVTDRTVASTSTSKGASAPPTTVTTSSDEISGPSVATTVSSKTSGPPVTMATGSLGPSSETHGLPATTAASSVASSSVARGTSVSSTKSFTTSIQEPITTRSPLQGSRGMLLLPLFIAVMVVLALVALLLLWRQRQKRRTGALTLSGGGKRNGVVDAWAGPARVPDEEATTASGSGGNKDSGVLETEGSEQRPMLSTFFSRRKSRQGSLVLEELKPGSGPNLKGEEEPLVGSEDEAVETPTSDGPQAKDETAPQSL, encoded by the coding sequence ATGGccttgcttcttcttctcctctttgggGGATTCTGGGTCCAGGTGGTGCACCCATACAGTCTGCAGAGGACAACGATGTTATCATCTATCCCACATATCATAGCCCCAAGTACCTCTGAAGCCTGGAGTGCCAGCCCATCAGTCTCTGTGGGGCCAGGGACAGTGGACCCTAAGGAGGCCATCAGCCCCTGGAGGCAGACCATAATCCCAGTTTCTTCGACACCCTTGGGAACTACTGAATTGTCTTCTTTCGGGACTTCTGCTGGTGCCATCATGAGCACCCCTGTACCTGAGACTACAACCTCTCAGGCAGTTTCCAGCATGCTTCCAGAACTATCAAATGTAGCCAGTGACCCTCCTGTCACTGTAGCCAATCCTGTGACAGACAGAACTGTGGCATCTACATCTACCTCTAAAGGAGCCAGTGCACCCCCCACCACTGTGACAACAAGCTCTGACGAGATCAGTGGACCTTCTGTGGCTACAACAGTAAGCTCTAAGACCAGTGGTCCCCCTGTCACCATGGCTACTGGGTCTCTGGGGCCCTCCAGTGAGACACATGGACTCCCTGCCACCACAGCAGCCAGTTCTGTGGCGAGTTCCAGTGTGGCCCGTGGCACCTCAGTCTCCAGCACAAAGTCATTCACGACGTCTATCCAAGAGCCCATAACTACCAGGTCGCCACTCCAAGGATCAAGGGGCATGTTACTGCTGCCCTTGTTTATTGCCGTGATGGTGGTTTTGGCCCTCGTGGCGCTACTGCTGTTGTGGCGCCAGAGGCAGAAGCGGAGGACTGGGGCCCTGACCCTGAGCGGAGGTGGAAAACGAAATGGGGTGGTGGATGCCTGGGCTGGGCCAGCCCGGGTTCCTGATGAAGAGGCCACGACCGCATCAGGGTCAGGGGGCAACAAGGACTCTGGGGTACTGGAGACAGAAGGCTCTGAGCAGCGGCCCATGCTCAGTACATTCTTCAGCAGACGGAAATCTCGCCAGGGCTCTTTAGTCCTAGAAGAGCTGAAGCCTGGGTCAGGTCCCAACctgaagggggaggaagagccGCTTGTGGGCAGTGAGGATGAAGCTGTGGAAACCCCAACTTCTGACGGGCCACAAGCCAAAGATGAGACCGCACCTCAATCTCTATGA